CATGGGTATAGCAGTCAGCGACACCACAGAAGGCTCCTTCTGGGAAGTCGCGAAATAAAAGGTACGCCGTACCTTTTTGAGGCTCGATGCATTATGAAATTTAAAGAAAGAGCCGTGGATTCCATGGCTCTTTCTTTATCGGAGGATCAGGTCGTGGGATTGATTCTTTTGGATGTCTTGCAGGTCCATGAGTTGGGGGCGGTATTCGCCTTTGATGAACATGTGGACTTCGTCTTTGTAGAAAGGCGAGAGGATGTGTTCTGAGATGCCGATGGGGTTGATGCCCCAACTGGTTTGTGGTTTTGCGAAATCGACGATTCTGCGTGTAGAGGCTCCGGCCAGGACTTTGAAGTCGGCCCCGAGATTTCTTTGTTTGTTGTTGTTGATCTCATTGTAGGCGCCCGGAATAGGATAAGGGCCTAAATTGAAAATCAGATTTAGAGGAAAGCTTCGTCCTAGCGGATGAACATATTCAATCGTATGAATCTCTCCCCAGGTGGGCAGGGTAGTCCATTTTGTGACGGCCTTTTTGAAGCCCTCGGTGATCAGATTTTTTTGTGATTTTCTTTGCCACCATTCGGAGTTTTCGTCTTTTAGAACGCGTTTGTAGAACACCCAGGCGTGGGTGGTGTTCAAATAGGCCTCGCGCTCTTTTTCATTCAGACCACTCAGTAGGAGGGTCATATTTTCTGCATTCCATTGATGGTAGAGGCTTGCTTCAGAAGAGTTTAATTCCGAATGAAGATCCCACTTTCTTAGTTTCTCAAGTAATGCGCCATATTTCGTTTGCTCTGCCGGGTTCAGACTCAATTGCTTCAAGAGCTTTTCAAGAATAACGGGCGTGTTTGAATTGTAGTTTAAGGTTTGCAGCTCTTTAAAATCGTCAGACTTCCAAAGATCTTTCTCTGAGAGTGCTCCTATAATTGTCTGGTAGCGATCATCGGCTTGCCAATCGCCACGCATTTCTGCGGGGGCGGCTGTGGGGCGGGAGTTGGCGGTAACAATGATTCCCGATGGGGGATTCACCAGATGAGGTTTTTCGTCCCAAGTGAAAAGTCTTTGGTATTCATCATCGCCCGAGCTGCCTTCAAGGATCAGGTCTGAGTTGGGATTGTTTTTAACAGCGTAGTCACCAACACTCCACCAGGCAATATTTCGAGGGTCTGCGTACATCACATTCAAGCCAGGAGCAGAGACAGGTTTTAAGGCCTCTTCAAAATCCTTCATGGTTTTGGCTTCGCCCATCTTATAGAGAGCCGTGATAGGATCGTTTCCTTTGGTATGGAAAGCCCACTTCAATGCAATATTCTTTTCCTCGAGGACTTCGTCCATCAAGGGGCCGTGGGGAGTTTCTATGACTTGGAAAGATGTGGCTGGCTTGTCTTTAACAAGAATTGTTTCCGATCGCGCGCGATAGGGTTGCCATTGCTTGTTGAACATCACCATCTTCTTTTCATGGTCCACTTTCTCGCGGTACAAATCCATATCGTCGGTTTGTGACATTGTAAAGCCCCAGGCGTGATGGCGAGAGTGACCTAAAACTGCAAACGGAACCATCGGCAAATAGTGGCCATAAAGCTCAAAAGTAGGCGTGTGAATATGGGCCTCAAACCAAACAGCGGGATGAGAAAATCCAATGTGAGGATCGTTGGCCAGGATGCTTTTTCCGGATTGAGATCGTTGTGGACCTATCAACCAAGAGTTGCTGCCATCAAAGTACGGAGAAAAATGATTTTCCGTAGCGATCATCATTGGCTCTAAGATTCTCAAGGCCTCTGTTTTAGCATCTGCAAATTTCAAGGGAGTTTGTAGTTTGTCATTGCGAAGATCTTGAAACAGTCCTGGCGTGAGGTTTTTTGCCAAAGAGGTCATAAGGATATCGTTTTTCAGTGCGACACCAAAGCTATAGGCCATATGCCCTGTCATAATGTAGGCATCAATTGGCGTAAAAGGGCGAGGTTTGATACGCAAAAGAGTCATGCCATAAGGGAGCGGATGGGTTGATTGATACTGATTGATGCCATCACAGTAGGCTTCCATCTCGGCGAACATTTTTTCGTCGAACTCCCCAGACTTCATTTTGTTCGCAAGCATTTCTTCCATGGTGTGGCGAAGGCCCAGGCTGCGATAAAGTTTGTCGCTTTTCAAAGCGACATCGCCAACAACTTCCGAAAGTGTTCCCTGAGTCATACGGCGCGACATTTCCATTTGAAAGAGTCTTTCGCTGGCCATGACATATCCGAGGGCGCGCAGAGCGTCTGTTTTGGATTGAGCATAGATGTGAGGAATTCCGTATTCATCGCGAAGGACGCGGATGGGGCCGGAGAGGTTTTTGACGTACATAGTTCCATCGAGTGGAGCCAGGGATCTTCTTAAAAAGAAAAAGACTGCAATGGAGAGAATAAAAAGAATTGAGAGGGTGGTAACAAGTATCTTTTTAAGTTTTTTTATCATGTTCTTACTCTCACAAAGGCAGGTCTAGGAATCAACCTGTGCGAGGATGAATGTCACTCCGCACAAAGTTGCAGGGGCTGCGTCCGTTAATTCCCTAGAGGGAAACTATGCTTTTTGCTATGCTTAAAAGGATGAGCAAAGCCTATAAAAAGAACTTTCAATTAGTGTCGGACTTTAAACCTTCCGG
The nucleotide sequence above comes from Bdellovibrio svalbardensis. Encoded proteins:
- a CDS encoding penicillin acylase family protein, giving the protein MIKKLKKILVTTLSILFILSIAVFFFLRRSLAPLDGTMYVKNLSGPIRVLRDEYGIPHIYAQSKTDALRALGYVMASERLFQMEMSRRMTQGTLSEVVGDVALKSDKLYRSLGLRHTMEEMLANKMKSGEFDEKMFAEMEAYCDGINQYQSTHPLPYGMTLLRIKPRPFTPIDAYIMTGHMAYSFGVALKNDILMTSLAKNLTPGLFQDLRNDKLQTPLKFADAKTEALRILEPMMIATENHFSPYFDGSNSWLIGPQRSQSGKSILANDPHIGFSHPAVWFEAHIHTPTFELYGHYLPMVPFAVLGHSRHHAWGFTMSQTDDMDLYREKVDHEKKMVMFNKQWQPYRARSETILVKDKPATSFQVIETPHGPLMDEVLEEKNIALKWAFHTKGNDPITALYKMGEAKTMKDFEEALKPVSAPGLNVMYADPRNIAWWSVGDYAVKNNPNSDLILEGSSGDDEYQRLFTWDEKPHLVNPPSGIIVTANSRPTAAPAEMRGDWQADDRYQTIIGALSEKDLWKSDDFKELQTLNYNSNTPVILEKLLKQLSLNPAEQTKYGALLEKLRKWDLHSELNSSEASLYHQWNAENMTLLLSGLNEKEREAYLNTTHAWVFYKRVLKDENSEWWQRKSQKNLITEGFKKAVTKWTTLPTWGEIHTIEYVHPLGRSFPLNLIFNLGPYPIPGAYNEINNNKQRNLGADFKVLAGASTRRIVDFAKPQTSWGINPIGISEHILSPFYKDEVHMFIKGEYRPQLMDLQDIQKNQSHDLILR